The window AAAGGTGGCTATTATGTCCGATAAACCTCAGACCACCCGGCATAAAATACATTCGGTGCTGAGCAGGAACGACGCGCAAATTATTTTTCTGGATACACCGGGGATTCACAAACCCCGTCACAAGCTGGGCGAACATCTGGTGGATGTGGCCCTGGGCGCGCTCAAAGAAGTGGACGTGGTGCTGTTTCTGGCAGAAGCCAGCGATCCGCCGGGGGCCGGAGATCAGTATATCGCCGAGCAGCTTAAAGGGCTAAAAACCCCGGTTTTTTTGCTTTTAAATAAAATTGACCTGATCAAAAAAGAGGAAATACTGGAGCGGATTCATCAATACAAGGACCTGGCGCCTTTCGCAGAGATTGTGCCGGTTTCCGCCCTGGCCGGAGAAAATGTGGACCGGCTCATTGACGTGATTATTCGGTACCTGCCGGAAGGCCCCCAATATTACCCGGCGGAAATGGTAACCGACCGCCCGGAGCGGTTTATTATGGCTGAGATTGTCCGGGAAAAGGTTTTACACCTGACCAGTGAAGAGATTCCCCATTCGGTGGCAGTGGTGGTTGAACAAATGCAAAAGCGCAGCAACGGTCTGGTGGCGGTCAATGCAGTCATTTATACCGAGCGGGATTCCCAAAAGGCCATTTTAATTGGCAAAGGCGGTAAAATGTTAAAGGAAGTGGGCCGGCGGGCCAGAGAAGAAATTGAAAACCTGCTGGGCTCCAAAGTATATCTGGAGCTTTGGGTTAAAGTGAAGAAGGATTGGCGCAATAAAGT is drawn from Desulforamulus ruminis DSM 2154 and contains these coding sequences:
- the era gene encoding GTPase Era; protein product: MFNTPEGYRSGFVALVGRPNVGKSTLLNKLVGQKVAIMSDKPQTTRHKIHSVLSRNDAQIIFLDTPGIHKPRHKLGEHLVDVALGALKEVDVVLFLAEASDPPGAGDQYIAEQLKGLKTPVFLLLNKIDLIKKEEILERIHQYKDLAPFAEIVPVSALAGENVDRLIDVIIRYLPEGPQYYPAEMVTDRPERFIMAEIVREKVLHLTSEEIPHSVAVVVEQMQKRSNGLVAVNAVIYTERDSQKAILIGKGGKMLKEVGRRAREEIENLLGSKVYLELWVKVKKDWRNKVGDLKNFGLFEEE